Proteins encoded together in one Penicillium digitatum chromosome 1, complete sequence window:
- a CDS encoding B-cell receptor-associated 31-like translates to MTLYYSLVFLILVLEMVVFLALVIPLPHTIKRKLFAFISESPIIAKLQYGLKITFIFILILFIDSVNRVYRVQQELSGFAKDSPGMGAAHLGTDRMEVQARKFYSQRNMYLCGFTLFLSLILNRTYTMILETLRLEDRVRLFEGDKKAGGKDSARIAEAGSIGEIGRLKEIIESKDRDIETLKKQCEGLTREYHSLGDQIANEKGDKKEGDKKDL, encoded by the exons ATGACTCTCTACTACTCCCTT GTGTTTCTTATTTTAGTGTTGGAGATGGTTGTATTCTTGGCCCTCGTCATACCTCTTCCCCACACCATCAAGCGCAAGCTGTTTGCCTTCATCTCGGAGAGCCCAATCATCGCTAAGCTGCAATATGGATTGAAG ATCAcgttcatcttcatccttaTCCTGTTCATTGACTCCGTGAACCGTGTGTACCGTGTGCAGCAGGAACTCTCCGGCTTCGCCAAGGACAGTCCCGGCATGGG AGCCGCCCACCTCGGCACCGACCGCATGGAGGTCCAGGCCCGCAAGTTCTACTCGCAGCGCAACATGTACCTCTGTGGGTTCACTCTGTTCCTCTCTCTGATCCTCAACCGCACCTATACCATGATTCTTGAGACTCTTCGTCTTGAGGACCGCGTCCGTCTCTTTGAGGGCGACAAGAAGGCCGGCGGAAAGGACTCTGCCCGTATTGCGGAGGCTGGTTCAATCGGCGAGATCGGTCGTCTTAAGGAGATCATTGAATCCAAGGACCGGGATATTGAGACTCTCAAGAAGCAGTGCGAGGGTCTGACCCGCGAGTATCACAGCCTGGGCGACCAGATTGCCAACGAAAAGGGCGACAAGAAAGAGGGTGACAAGAAAGACCTGTAA
- a CDS encoding Mitochondrial distribution and morphology protein 12, with the protein MSIEVDWAAATSGPDGEALAERIRSFVHDKFQEITLPRFIRSVQVHSFDFGTTAPDLEIKDICEPFADFYEEDDDDDDADTSVASEELMSELQKSPYEDDMAFNPTAHSLHNFSHHPYPGEGFQPSALRSPLGDHLNPHFMPRASTPGIPGGTSTLGYHMRSLGGLSGTQTPLAAVAGGTSFTSGWSDSGMGAGPRSQAARHHLTEPDLDATNSASRPSTASTPPSHPSLGHTGSSGSNPHSSDPTDAPQPSIEISDDPAAEGQSFPVPPRMRERRPEDFQVLCHAKYAGDVRMSLTAEILLDYPMPSFVGLPLKLNVTGITFDGVAVVAYIRKRVHFCFLSAEDADALLGSEQSQGSQNPSDDGQPPRAGGDQKEKDLKRQGGLLQEIRVDSEIGRKEDGKQVLKNVGKVERFVLAQVRRIFEEELVYPSFWTFLV; encoded by the coding sequence ATGTCAATCGAAGTCGACTGGGCGGCTGCTACCTCCGGCCCGGACGGGGAAGCCCTGGCAGAGCGAATCCGGTCGTTCGTGCACGACAAATTCCAGGAGATCACCTTGCCGCGCTTCATTCGCTCGGTTCAGGTCCACTCCTTCGATTTCGGGACTACTGCCCCCGATCTCGAGATAAAAGACATCTGCGAACCGTTCGCAGATTTCTACGAGGaagacgatgacgatgacgatgcCGACACCTCCGTCGCCTCAGAGGAGCTCATGTCCGAGCTCCAAAAATCCCCATACGAAGACGACATGGCCTTCAACCCCACAGCGCATAGCCTTCATAATTTCAGTCACCATCCATACCCCGGTGAAGGCTTCCAACCATCCGCACTTCGATCCCCACTAGGCGACCACCTTAACCCGCATTTCATGCCCCGCGCCAGCACACCTGGAATCCCCGGCGGCACGTCAACGTTGGGATACCACATGCGGTCCCTGGGCGGTCTATCAGGCACCCAGACACCCCTTGCCGCCGTAGCAGGTGGCACCTCGTTTACGAGCGGATGGTCAGACTCAGGTATGGGTGCCGGACCCAGGTCCCAAGCAGCTCGCCATCATCTCACGGAGCCAGACCTGGATGCCACCAACTCCGCCTCCCGGCCCTCAACCGCAAGCACACCCCCCTCCCATCCTTCCCTTGGGCACACTGGCAGCAGTGGGTCAAATCCCCATTCCAGCGATCCCACCGATGCACCACAGCCCTCAATAGAGATTTCAGATGACCCTGCCGCTGAGGGCCAATCATTCCCAGTCCCGCCTCGCATGCGCGAGCGCCGCCCAGAAGACTTCCAGGTGTTGTGCCATGCTAAGTATGCTGGCGATGTACGCATGTCCCTGACTGCGGAGATCCTCCTTGACTACCCGATGCCCAGCTTCGTGGGGCTGCCATTGAAGTTGAACGTCACGGGCATTACGTTTGACGGAGTGGCCGTTGTTGCATATATCCGCAAGCGAGTGCATTTCTGTTTCCTCTCTGCGGAAGACGCAGACGCCCTGCTTGGATCGGAACAGTCTCAGGGTAGTCAAAATCCCAGTGATGATGGTCAGCCTCCTCGGGCTGGGGGCGATCAGAAGGAGAAGGACCTGAAGCGGCAGGGTGGGTTATTGCAGGAGATCCGGGTGGATAGTGAGATTGGTCGCAAGGAAGATGGGAAGCAGGTATTGAAGAATGTTGGAAAAGTCGAGCGGTTTGTGCTCGCGCAGGTTCGAAGGATCTTTGAGGAGGAGCTCGTCTATCCTAGCTTCTGGACATTCTTGGTTTGA